A region of Hydrogenimonas cancrithermarum DNA encodes the following proteins:
- a CDS encoding TM1802 family CRISPR-associated protein, whose protein sequence is MADLVKIFRDVGVAYRDEALQDYNQIDVKTIEKIALVDIDDMDRVEIYDKEAIRSRLFLRVTSSNGGNLYPFFFYTPDKLKEALKKAFKNMRRYLDEARREELRKFDERIDADRIEALLEPYKEIKNLYLALTVDGKTFYELFPEVAQNYAQKVCEGVFTKRGASYFSDDMVIGYDAGLNFCSVNELPKPLQKITKYRLLPLGRDEACLVKQGFVKLFEAKIFRFSLFGLNYYLLPTLFFEEKRHFFDKLAQLSREDSGSAESKVMAEKQLQRLAKGLVGERMGKKVLLSFLFAHKQNNAIDLHHLIEDVAPSRIVRAFALMDEDGMEGKASRFIKVKNRELHRVYLGDYIEDGLLLAKLIFGKESIPTMPLLERWVARKIFYGDNRENGERRELSEIVHGYYIEDIDFKKHQRFLDFLRKLGVVGFNVNDYLHENKEVRMQEGKRFSQLAKEKFEAVELLRQKPRAREFYVLGALAKFVMDWQYQNGSDALQKYLDGIGALSMQNSDRVFRKIYEASRKYSMYGSDYDDLMTLYAEVKETLKKEDIVSIDQANIAFVMGAVDLKTYRENRPKKEENNG, encoded by the coding sequence ATGGCAGATCTGGTAAAAATATTTCGGGATGTGGGTGTGGCGTATCGGGACGAAGCGTTACAGGATTACAATCAGATCGACGTCAAGACGATTGAAAAGATTGCACTGGTAGATATCGACGATATGGATCGGGTGGAGATTTACGACAAAGAAGCGATTAGGTCCAGACTCTTTTTACGGGTGACCTCTTCAAACGGTGGAAATCTCTATCCTTTTTTCTTCTATACTCCTGACAAACTAAAAGAGGCGCTGAAAAAAGCATTTAAAAATATGCGTAGATACCTCGACGAAGCCAGACGTGAAGAGCTCAGAAAATTTGATGAACGCATCGATGCTGATAGGATCGAAGCCCTGCTTGAACCCTACAAGGAGATCAAAAACCTCTATTTGGCCCTCACAGTGGATGGGAAGACCTTTTATGAGCTTTTTCCTGAAGTTGCGCAGAATTATGCGCAGAAGGTTTGCGAAGGGGTATTTACGAAAAGAGGTGCGAGCTATTTTAGCGACGATATGGTTATCGGATATGATGCAGGACTCAATTTCTGTAGTGTCAACGAATTGCCCAAGCCTTTGCAGAAGATCACCAAATACCGACTGCTTCCTTTGGGGCGTGACGAAGCATGTCTGGTGAAACAGGGGTTTGTCAAACTTTTCGAAGCGAAGATATTTCGTTTTTCTCTATTCGGTTTGAATTATTATCTACTCCCAACACTCTTTTTTGAGGAGAAGCGACACTTTTTTGACAAGCTGGCACAGCTTTCCAGGGAGGATTCAGGGAGTGCCGAAAGTAAAGTGATGGCCGAAAAGCAGTTGCAGAGGCTGGCAAAAGGATTGGTAGGTGAACGGATGGGCAAAAAGGTGCTGCTAAGTTTTCTTTTTGCCCACAAACAGAACAATGCCATCGATCTGCACCATCTCATCGAAGATGTGGCACCTTCCAGGATTGTACGGGCGTTTGCCCTAATGGACGAGGATGGAATGGAAGGCAAAGCGTCACGCTTTATCAAAGTCAAGAATCGGGAACTCCATAGGGTCTATCTAGGAGACTATATTGAAGATGGATTGCTGCTGGCAAAACTGATATTTGGCAAAGAATCGATTCCGACAATGCCACTGCTTGAGCGTTGGGTCGCCAGGAAAATATTTTATGGCGACAATCGGGAAAACGGCGAACGCCGGGAACTTTCTGAGATCGTTCACGGATACTATATCGAAGATATAGATTTCAAAAAGCACCAGAGATTTTTGGATTTTCTGAGAAAACTCGGCGTAGTGGGTTTTAACGTAAACGACTATTTACATGAGAACAAGGAGGTGAGGATGCAGGAAGGTAAGCGTTTTTCGCAATTGGCGAAAGAGAAGTTCGAAGCGGTGGAGCTGCTTCGACAAAAGCCGAGGGCACGGGAATTTTATGTATTGGGAGCGTTGGCGAAATTTGTGATGGACTGGCAGTACCAAAACGGTAGCGATGCGCTACAGAAATATCTCGACGGCATCGGGGCGCTGTCGATGCAAAACAGTGACCGTGTCTTTCGCAAGATCTACGAGGCGAGCCGCAAATACTCGATGTATGGAAGCGACTACGATGATTTGATGACGCTCTATGCCGAGGTGAAAGAGACATTGAAGAAAGAGGATATCGTTTCGATTGATCAGGCAAACATCGCCTTTGTCATGGGAGCTGTGGATTTAAAAACGTATCGTGAAAACAGACCGAAAAAGGAGGAAAACAATGGCTGA
- a CDS encoding CRISPR-associated endoribonuclease Cas6 — translation MARLFQAFSYTCLPPKEHEGYAHSTGKRFKSTNFRIRYFEDRFEIDFTALNPLHEKELAMAVLKEGLKLGEVHFAQTSVSLVEREAPEEGRLQVRGFVCAAVKNPLTGRKIFLEPGENRHTGIVLKHSLQKFEALLGKPYEGKLIVTPKWQSPKPQTFWYENIPYVAWNARYEIEADKEMLNLLLKTGMGSDTMKNLGFLEIL, via the coding sequence ATGGCCCGCCTTTTTCAAGCCTTTTCGTATACCTGTCTACCTCCGAAGGAGCATGAAGGCTATGCCCACTCTACCGGCAAACGCTTCAAGAGCACCAATTTTCGCATCCGCTACTTCGAAGACCGTTTTGAGATCGACTTCACCGCACTCAATCCTCTGCATGAAAAAGAGCTTGCCATGGCAGTACTCAAAGAGGGGTTGAAGCTTGGAGAGGTACATTTTGCCCAGACGTCGGTAAGTCTGGTGGAACGTGAAGCTCCAGAAGAAGGCAGATTGCAGGTACGAGGATTTGTATGTGCCGCTGTCAAAAATCCGCTGACGGGCCGTAAGATCTTTCTAGAACCCGGTGAAAACCGACACACTGGGATCGTTCTCAAGCATTCGCTGCAAAAGTTTGAAGCCTTGCTTGGAAAACCTTATGAAGGAAAACTGATCGTCACTCCCAAATGGCAAAGTCCAAAACCTCAGACTTTCTGGTACGAAAATATTCCCTATGTTGCTTGGAATGCTAGATATGAGATAGAAGCGGACAAAGAGATGCTGAATCTTCTTCTGAAAACCGGGATGGGAAGCGACACGATGAAAAATCTGGGATTTTTGGAGATATTGTGA
- a CDS encoding DUF523 domain-containing protein: protein MGKKVAVSACLAGKNCRYNGEPKGNPEVMEKLEKEGCEIVFFCPEDACFGTPREAMDLTVTPEGVKALTKYSKADRTEPIVEYAEKFFEDHPDIDLFVGKARSPSCGVRTGKLYDEEGNLISEKEAGIMAAEAKARGIEAVDDENY from the coding sequence ATGGGTAAAAAAGTGGCCGTCAGCGCCTGTCTGGCCGGAAAGAATTGCCGCTACAACGGTGAGCCAAAGGGCAATCCGGAAGTGATGGAAAAACTGGAAAAAGAGGGGTGTGAAATCGTGTTCTTCTGCCCCGAAGACGCCTGTTTCGGCACCCCGCGCGAAGCGATGGACCTCACCGTCACCCCCGAGGGCGTCAAAGCACTTACCAAATACTCCAAAGCCGACCGTACCGAACCCATCGTCGAATATGCCGAGAAGTTTTTCGAAGACCATCCCGACATCGACCTCTTCGTCGGGAAGGCCAGAAGCCCCAGCTGCGGTGTCCGTACCGGAAAACTCTATGACGAAGAGGGCAATCTCATCAGCGAAAAAGAGGCCGGCATCATGGCCGCCGAAGCCAAAGCCCGGGGTATCGAAGCGGTGGACGACGAAAATTATTGA
- a CDS encoding aldehyde dehydrogenase family protein has translation MIEAKIFMGSKTVSKGEKGERKSPYSGEVVSVFPLCGAEDAEAALKVAESAFERSRRAPLSQRIAWLRDVAKRMREQKELFAKTITDEIGKPVMFSRIEVDRCIETIDLTADALVHLRGETIPTDATPSGKRSTAFWRRVPAGVVVAITPFNFPLNLAAHKLAPALGAGCSVVLKPTPEAPATAYLFAKLFIESEYAVEDALSVVYGDAEVGSALVTSPIPRVVSFTGSVPVGNIITKSAGIKKVSLELGGNAATFVEKSADIAHAAARCAFGAFVNSGQVCISLQRIYVDAAVYDDFAEALAEETKKLKVGSPYDDDTFMGPLINDESKERAMRWVESAAKEGARVVAGGELVDGIFAPTVMADVTDDMAIVCEEVFAPIVSLVKVESFDEAARKMNDSPYGLQFSIFTNDLRMTQRALDAFECGGIVVNDVPTVRFDIQPYGGMKLSGVGREGPQFALEEFTEIQSVVIF, from the coding sequence ATGATCGAAGCGAAAATCTTTATGGGGTCCAAAACGGTTTCAAAAGGTGAAAAAGGGGAGAGAAAATCACCATACAGCGGTGAGGTGGTTTCAGTGTTTCCGCTTTGCGGTGCCGAAGATGCCGAAGCGGCGCTGAAGGTAGCGGAAAGCGCCTTCGAGCGAAGCAGGAGAGCACCGCTTTCACAGCGTATCGCATGGCTACGTGACGTGGCGAAACGGATGAGAGAACAGAAGGAGCTTTTTGCCAAAACGATTACCGACGAGATCGGGAAGCCGGTCATGTTCAGCCGCATCGAGGTGGATCGCTGTATCGAGACGATCGACCTGACGGCCGATGCACTGGTTCATCTGCGGGGTGAGACGATCCCGACCGACGCGACACCGAGCGGAAAGAGATCGACGGCCTTCTGGCGCCGCGTTCCCGCCGGCGTCGTCGTGGCGATCACCCCGTTCAACTTCCCGCTCAATCTCGCCGCGCACAAACTCGCTCCCGCCCTGGGAGCCGGCTGCAGCGTCGTGCTCAAGCCGACCCCGGAAGCGCCGGCGACGGCCTACCTCTTCGCAAAACTCTTCATCGAAAGCGAATACGCTGTCGAAGACGCCTTGAGTGTCGTCTATGGCGATGCCGAAGTGGGGAGCGCACTCGTGACGAGCCCCATACCGCGTGTCGTCAGCTTTACGGGCAGCGTCCCGGTCGGCAACATCATCACGAAAAGCGCGGGTATCAAGAAGGTGAGCCTGGAGCTCGGCGGCAACGCGGCGACATTCGTCGAAAAGAGCGCCGACATCGCCCATGCCGCAGCGCGCTGCGCCTTTGGTGCCTTCGTCAACTCCGGCCAGGTCTGCATCTCTTTGCAGCGTATCTACGTCGATGCCGCGGTTTACGACGACTTCGCCGAAGCGCTGGCGGAAGAGACGAAAAAGCTCAAAGTCGGCAGCCCCTACGACGACGACACCTTCATGGGCCCGCTCATCAACGACGAATCGAAAGAGCGGGCGATGCGGTGGGTCGAGAGTGCCGCAAAAGAGGGTGCCCGCGTCGTCGCGGGGGGTGAGCTCGTAGACGGCATTTTCGCCCCGACCGTCATGGCCGACGTCACGGACGATATGGCCATCGTCTGCGAGGAGGTCTTCGCCCCGATCGTCAGCCTCGTCAAAGTCGAAAGTTTCGACGAAGCGGCCCGGAAGATGAACGACTCCCCCTACGGCCTGCAGTTCTCCATCTTCACCAACGACCTGCGTATGACGCAGCGCGCGCTCGATGCGTTCGAGTGCGGCGGCATCGTCGTCAACGATGTCCCGACGGTGCGCTTCGACATCCAGCCCTACGGCGGCATGAAGCTCTCCGGTGTCGGCCGCGAAGGACCGCAGTTCGCCCTGGAGGAGTTCACGGAGATCCAGTCGGTGGTGATTTTCTGA
- a CDS encoding branched-chain amino acid transaminase translates to MKQADTIWMNGRLVPWDEANVHILTHTLHYGNGVFEGTRAYKTDKGLAIFRLRDHTRRLLNSAKITMIKSPYTLEELEAAQLELLRENHFESNVYIRPLIYLGYGVMGLYHINAPVEVAIAAWEWGSYLGDDGLENGIRVKIASFARNSVKSTMGKAKAVANYLNSQMAKFEALEAGYEEALLLDDEGFVAEGSGECFFIVRDGVIVTPPHDNSLESITQATVIELAEKLGYTVEFRRITRDEVYIADEAFFTGTAAEVTPVREVDARVIGEGKRGPITEHLQREYFDVVYGRNKDFEHYLTYI, encoded by the coding sequence ATGAAACAAGCTGATACCATTTGGATGAACGGCAGACTGGTTCCCTGGGACGAGGCGAACGTTCATATCCTGACACATACGCTACACTACGGCAACGGCGTCTTCGAAGGGACCCGCGCCTACAAGACCGACAAAGGACTGGCGATCTTCCGTCTGCGCGACCACACCCGGCGCCTGCTCAACTCGGCCAAGATCACGATGATCAAGAGCCCATACACACTCGAAGAACTCGAAGCCGCACAGCTGGAACTGCTGCGCGAAAACCACTTCGAAAGCAACGTCTACATTCGCCCGCTCATCTATCTGGGATACGGCGTCATGGGCCTCTACCACATCAACGCCCCCGTCGAAGTGGCGATCGCGGCATGGGAGTGGGGCAGCTACCTCGGCGACGATGGGCTCGAAAACGGAATCCGCGTCAAAATCGCCTCGTTTGCCAGAAACTCGGTCAAATCGACGATGGGCAAAGCCAAGGCGGTCGCCAACTATCTCAACAGCCAGATGGCCAAATTCGAAGCGCTCGAAGCGGGCTACGAAGAGGCGCTGCTTCTCGATGACGAAGGCTTTGTCGCCGAAGGGAGCGGCGAATGTTTCTTCATCGTCCGCGACGGTGTCATCGTCACGCCACCGCACGACAACAGCCTCGAATCGATCACCCAGGCGACTGTCATCGAGCTTGCCGAAAAACTGGGTTACACCGTCGAATTCCGCCGTATCACCCGCGACGAAGTCTACATCGCCGACGAAGCTTTCTTCACGGGGACCGCGGCGGAGGTGACACCGGTGCGCGAAGTCGACGCCCGCGTTATCGGCGAAGGCAAACGCGGCCCGATTACCGAACATTTGCAGCGTGAATACTTCGATGTCGTTTACGGCCGAAACAAAGATTTCGAACACTATTTGACCTATATCTAA
- a CDS encoding prohibitin family protein: MPADMNDYFNKQRGKGGDNQPPKPPQFIQDFSKKATALYVLIIVAALLIFFKPFVVINSGEVGILKTAGKFDPQPLQPGLHLFIPAIQDVIVVDTRVRIVNYKSHAGEGDFDRRGGVLIKPAIEVLDARGLPVNIELTVQYRLNPMRAPQTIAEWGLNWEEKIINPVVRDVVRNVIGQYKAEDLPVKRNEIAIKIQTAIAKEIDKLEGEPVELVAVQLRSIMLPPKIKDQIERVQIAKQEAERVKYEVLRAKQEAEKKAALAKGTADAKKIEAQGEADRIRIEANAQAKANKLISDSLSDKLLTLKQIQIQGKFNEALKFNKDAKIFLTPGGAVPNIWIDSKDKQKTTTVGR; this comes from the coding sequence ATGCCAGCAGACATGAACGACTATTTCAATAAGCAGCGCGGCAAAGGCGGCGACAACCAGCCTCCGAAACCGCCACAGTTCATCCAGGATTTCAGCAAGAAAGCGACGGCGCTTTACGTGCTCATCATCGTCGCGGCGCTACTGATATTTTTCAAACCGTTCGTCGTCATCAACTCCGGCGAAGTCGGTATTTTGAAAACGGCGGGTAAGTTCGATCCCCAGCCGCTTCAGCCGGGGCTTCACCTCTTCATTCCCGCCATACAGGATGTCATCGTCGTCGACACGCGCGTACGGATCGTCAACTATAAATCGCATGCGGGCGAAGGGGATTTCGACCGACGCGGCGGCGTTTTGATCAAACCGGCGATCGAAGTGCTCGACGCACGGGGCCTTCCTGTCAATATCGAATTGACGGTTCAGTACCGACTCAACCCGATGCGCGCTCCCCAAACCATCGCGGAATGGGGCCTCAACTGGGAAGAGAAGATCATCAACCCCGTCGTGCGTGATGTCGTTCGAAACGTCATCGGCCAGTACAAAGCAGAAGATCTTCCCGTCAAACGGAACGAAATCGCGATAAAAATCCAGACAGCGATCGCCAAAGAGATCGACAAACTGGAAGGCGAACCGGTCGAACTGGTCGCCGTGCAGTTGCGATCCATCATGCTGCCTCCGAAAATCAAAGACCAGATCGAGCGCGTTCAGATCGCGAAGCAGGAAGCGGAGCGTGTCAAATACGAGGTGTTGAGAGCGAAACAGGAAGCCGAGAAAAAAGCGGCACTCGCAAAAGGTACAGCTGACGCGAAAAAGATCGAAGCGCAAGGCGAAGCGGACCGTATCCGCATCGAGGCCAATGCACAGGCCAAAGCGAACAAACTGATCAGCGATTCACTCTCCGACAAACTTTTGACACTCAAACAGATTCAGATCCAGGGCAAGTTCAACGAAGCACTCAAGTTCAACAAAGACGCCAAAATCTTCCTGACACCCGGTGGTGCGGTACCGAATATCTGGATCGACAGCAAAGACAAACAGAAGACGACGACCGTAGGACGTTAG
- the hisIE gene encoding bifunctional phosphoribosyl-AMP cyclohydrolase/phosphoribosyl-ATP diphosphatase HisIE, which translates to MITIDWEKTPLVPAIVQDADTKEVLMLAYMNKEAFEKSRDTGYAHYYSRSRKRLWKKGETSGHTQEIVQMMLDCDGDTLLLLVHQHGVACHTGRKSCFFTDIQSGKTTTDAEVDTTAVYGVVDTLYHTILERKKSDPNTSYTAKLLQGKENGMLKKIVEEAGEFCFAVKDDDEDEIVYECADLTYHVLVALGKKEISPDRIKQELARRFGMSGIEEKNSRDDG; encoded by the coding sequence ATGATCACGATCGACTGGGAAAAGACGCCGCTCGTTCCTGCCATCGTGCAGGATGCCGACACCAAAGAGGTGCTGATGCTCGCTTACATGAACAAAGAGGCGTTCGAGAAAAGCCGCGACACCGGATATGCACACTACTACTCCAGAAGCCGCAAGCGTCTCTGGAAAAAAGGTGAAACCAGCGGCCACACCCAGGAGATCGTGCAGATGATGCTCGACTGCGACGGCGACACCTTGCTGCTGCTGGTGCATCAACACGGCGTCGCCTGCCATACGGGCCGCAAAAGTTGCTTCTTTACCGATATTCAGTCCGGTAAAACGACCACGGACGCGGAGGTCGATACGACTGCAGTCTACGGCGTCGTCGACACACTCTACCACACCATTCTCGAGCGGAAAAAGAGCGATCCGAACACTTCGTACACGGCAAAACTGCTGCAGGGAAAAGAGAACGGCATGCTCAAAAAAATCGTCGAGGAGGCGGGAGAGTTCTGTTTCGCCGTCAAAGACGACGATGAGGACGAGATCGTCTACGAGTGTGCGGACCTGACCTATCATGTCCTGGTCGCACTCGGAAAAAAAGAGATCTCTCCCGACCGTATCAAACAGGAGCTCGCACGCCGCTTCGGCATGAGCGGCATCGAAGAGAAAAACAGCAGAGACGATGGCTGA
- a CDS encoding DUF2393 family protein: MAELFKSYLYYTFHSLTKYDFMAIGWVLFLAVLLMILGAFIKRKTIAYALLFIGFLLFFAGPPAIKVAMDSYLRAAEVEVEKVKTLAYSDAAIVEGTIENRGKINFSKCDLVLIFRKPAKGGIEALSAFFKPLDIRIEPLGEALEKGSAKPFKIVVDHFSRNDFNLSVLARCYP; encoded by the coding sequence ATGGCTGAACTTTTTAAAAGTTACCTCTACTACACCTTTCATTCTCTTACAAAATACGATTTTATGGCGATTGGATGGGTTCTCTTCCTCGCTGTGCTCCTAATGATCCTCGGTGCTTTCATCAAGCGAAAAACGATTGCTTACGCACTTCTTTTTATCGGTTTTCTCCTCTTCTTCGCAGGCCCGCCAGCCATCAAGGTGGCGATGGACAGTTATCTAAGAGCAGCCGAAGTCGAGGTTGAAAAGGTAAAAACACTGGCATACAGCGACGCCGCTATCGTTGAAGGTACCATAGAAAATCGTGGAAAGATCAACTTTTCAAAATGCGATCTCGTGCTGATTTTCCGCAAACCTGCGAAGGGCGGGATCGAAGCACTCTCCGCTTTTTTCAAACCGCTCGATATCCGTATCGAGCCACTCGGCGAGGCACTCGAAAAAGGCTCGGCTAAACCCTTTAAAATAGTCGTCGATCATTTCAGTAGAAACGATTTCAATCTCTCCGTACTAGCGAGGTGCTATCCATGA
- a CDS encoding DUF2393 family protein, which translates to MTYFTIIHWLMLLFFLALFILLVIVSRKESRPNVFWSMVFASFLVTSTAAVFSMFVLDKYTKKGKLLSIENHRILRTEEIVFKGKVANVGKFTIGKCKLTVKMINNPVEAGKLSGGQIFKPSGLEFFKSKEKKENRPNTIEKEFVVARDLKPREVQPFTIRMHYPPYFSKTRLIYKLYCH; encoded by the coding sequence ATGACCTATTTCACCATCATCCACTGGCTTATGCTTCTCTTTTTTCTGGCCCTCTTTATCCTACTGGTCATCGTCTCAAGAAAAGAGAGCCGGCCAAACGTCTTCTGGTCGATGGTCTTCGCATCGTTCCTGGTTACGTCGACAGCAGCCGTATTCAGCATGTTCGTACTCGACAAATATACAAAAAAAGGGAAACTGCTCTCGATAGAGAATCATCGGATACTCCGTACCGAAGAGATCGTTTTCAAAGGGAAGGTCGCCAATGTCGGGAAGTTCACGATCGGGAAGTGCAAACTCACGGTCAAGATGATCAACAATCCGGTGGAAGCGGGAAAACTGAGCGGAGGGCAGATATTCAAGCCTTCCGGACTCGAGTTCTTCAAATCGAAAGAGAAGAAGGAAAACCGGCCCAATACGATCGAAAAAGAGTTTGTCGTAGCCAGAGATCTCAAGCCGAGAGAAGTGCAGCCTTTCACGATACGGATGCACTATCCGCCCTACTTTTCAAAGACACGCCTTATCTACAAACTCTACTGCCACTGA
- a CDS encoding TIGR01212 family radical SAM protein (This family includes YhcC from E. coli K-12, an uncharacterized radical SAM protein.), with product MKKVLTIGRYFRKKFGEDVYKVPLSIQGFTCPNIDGTVAKGGCTFCLNESFSPNLAKPSKKFYLNPASSENPLLEKQLEQVRIQYGATSKRLAGKYGVKKFLAYFQSFTNTYAPIETLKALYEEALRQPGCIGLSIGTRSDSVTDEILDYLAELSERYEIWIEYGIQSIYDETLEAINRGHDSANVKEWIERSKAKGLNVCGHVIFGLPGENETMMLDTVRESIRWGIDSIKIHPLYVVKNTALAVDYLKGKFTPIDEETYIRLLVESIKMLPPTISVQRVTAGIEDDSLLAPEWCRNKHRQMKHIREALKKAGYIY from the coding sequence GTGAAAAAAGTATTGACCATTGGGCGGTATTTTCGCAAAAAATTCGGCGAAGATGTCTACAAGGTACCGCTCAGTATCCAGGGGTTTACCTGTCCGAATATCGACGGGACCGTCGCGAAGGGAGGGTGTACGTTTTGTCTGAACGAATCGTTCAGCCCCAATCTCGCCAAACCTTCGAAAAAGTTCTATCTCAATCCCGCAAGCAGCGAAAACCCGCTGCTTGAAAAACAGCTCGAGCAGGTGCGCATACAGTACGGTGCCACATCGAAGCGCCTTGCGGGCAAATATGGCGTGAAAAAGTTTCTCGCCTATTTTCAGTCGTTTACCAATACTTATGCTCCTATCGAGACGCTCAAGGCGCTCTATGAAGAGGCGCTGCGGCAGCCTGGCTGTATCGGCCTGAGCATCGGAACACGCAGTGACAGCGTGACCGACGAGATTCTCGACTATCTTGCGGAACTTTCCGAAAGGTATGAGATATGGATCGAGTATGGAATCCAGTCGATCTACGATGAGACGCTCGAAGCGATCAATCGGGGGCACGACAGTGCCAATGTCAAAGAGTGGATCGAACGCAGCAAGGCAAAAGGGCTCAATGTTTGCGGCCACGTGATTTTCGGTCTGCCGGGTGAAAATGAGACGATGATGCTCGATACCGTTCGGGAGTCAATCCGGTGGGGTATCGACTCGATCAAGATTCACCCCCTTTATGTCGTCAAAAACACGGCGCTCGCCGTCGATTATTTGAAGGGAAAGTTCACGCCTATCGATGAAGAGACCTACATCAGGCTGCTGGTCGAGTCGATCAAGATGCTGCCGCCGACGATCAGCGTGCAGCGTGTGACGGCAGGTATCGAAGACGATTCGCTGCTCGCTCCGGAGTGGTGCCGCAACAAACATCGGCAGATGAAGCATATTCGTGAAGCGCTGAAAAAAGCGGGGTACATCTACTGA
- the purF gene encoding amidophosphoribosyltransferase — translation MDRALNEKCAVVGVFDVKGAAQIAYFGLFALQHRGQEAAGICSNKEGRFHLIKDRGLVTRVFTEKKIKKLKGDMAIGHTRYSTAGDDSILDAQPVYARYDLGEIAIVHNGNLTNAQEVRDQLIKRGAIFQTFMDTENMIHLIAKSEKDRLIDRIVDALHKVEGAYSFVIQSRSKMYAVRDRFGFRPLSLAKLGDGYMVASETCAFDLVGAEFIRDIKPGEMLIFEKGKAPRSIQVFEPDPHKCIFEYIYFARPDSVVYGKNVYTLRKKMGRELAKELPVDADMVVPVPDSGVAAALGYSQESGIPFELGIMRNHYVGRTFIEPTQELRNLKVKMKLSPIREVIEGKRLIVIDDSIVRGTTSKQIVSMLKEAGAAEVHMRISSPPTTDPCYYGVDTPEKDKLISARMTTEEIRDYIGADSLAYISIEGLMRSVGDDQSYCKACFDGNYIV, via the coding sequence ATGGATAGAGCATTAAACGAAAAGTGTGCGGTTGTCGGTGTTTTCGACGTCAAAGGTGCGGCGCAGATCGCTTATTTCGGTCTTTTCGCGCTGCAGCATCGCGGCCAGGAGGCGGCAGGAATCTGCTCCAACAAAGAGGGAAGGTTTCATCTGATCAAAGATCGGGGGCTCGTGACGCGCGTCTTTACCGAAAAGAAGATCAAAAAGCTCAAGGGCGATATGGCGATCGGCCATACCCGCTACTCGACTGCGGGGGACGATTCGATTCTCGATGCTCAGCCGGTGTATGCACGCTACGATCTCGGAGAGATCGCGATCGTTCATAACGGCAACCTGACGAATGCACAGGAGGTGCGTGACCAGTTGATCAAGCGGGGTGCGATCTTCCAGACCTTCATGGATACGGAAAATATGATCCACCTGATCGCCAAGAGTGAAAAGGATCGCCTGATCGACCGTATCGTCGACGCACTGCACAAAGTGGAGGGGGCATACTCTTTCGTCATCCAGAGCCGCAGCAAGATGTATGCGGTGCGTGACCGTTTCGGCTTCCGCCCGCTAAGCCTGGCCAAGCTCGGTGACGGCTACATGGTCGCCAGCGAAACGTGTGCGTTCGATCTGGTGGGTGCGGAGTTTATCCGCGACATCAAGCCGGGCGAGATGCTGATATTCGAAAAGGGCAAAGCGCCGCGATCCATCCAGGTTTTCGAGCCCGATCCGCACAAATGTATCTTTGAATATATCTACTTTGCGCGTCCTGACAGCGTGGTCTACGGAAAAAATGTCTATACGCTGCGGAAAAAGATGGGGCGTGAACTCGCCAAAGAGCTTCCCGTCGATGCCGATATGGTCGTACCGGTCCCCGACAGCGGCGTTGCCGCGGCACTCGGCTATTCGCAAGAGAGTGGCATTCCGTTCGAACTCGGTATTATGCGGAACCACTATGTCGGCCGTACCTTTATCGAACCGACGCAGGAACTTCGCAATCTGAAGGTCAAAATGAAGCTGAGTCCGATCCGCGAAGTGATCGAAGGCAAGCGCCTCATCGTCATCGACGACTCGATCGTACGGGGTACGACCAGCAAACAGATCGTTTCGATGCTCAAAGAGGCGGGGGCGGCGGAGGTACATATGCGTATCTCCTCTCCGCCGACGACCGATCCTTGTTACTACGGGGTCGATACGCCGGAAAAAGACAAATTGATCAGCGCGCGTATGACGACGGAAGAGATCCGTGACTATATCGGAGCCGACTCGCTCGCCTATATTTCGATCGAGGGTCTCATGCGATCCGTAGGGGATGACCAGAGTTACTGTAAAGCCTGTTTCGACGGGAACTATATCGTTTAG